One stretch of Rana temporaria chromosome 10, aRanTem1.1, whole genome shotgun sequence DNA includes these proteins:
- the LOC120915498 gene encoding nicotinamide N-methyltransferase-like has product MEISSVAENHAIYNNFDARKYLDKFYAIDEDEEMTKESSFLLTFMKNVFSSGRVEGNSLIDIGSGPSIYNILSACENFKQIYLTDYSEDNLREVGKWLKGDSEAYDWSRYIKYICNIENHRSTEEEKAEKIRRKVSLMKCDATKANPLEPNSLPLADCVIVASCLSCVCKNVEDFKTVVQNVLSLLRPGGHLIITDYLRTTYYTIGETKLPILSLDENMVREAVAESGCEIQEFTTFTDFNYPEELFDCKVVFCLLARKH; this is encoded by the exons ATGGAGATTTCATCAGTGGCAGAAAATCATGCAATTTACAATAATTTTGACGCAAGAAAGTACCTGGATAAGTTTTATGCAATAGATGAAGACGAGGAGATGACCAAAGAGTCAAGTTTCCTGCTCacatttatgaaaaatgtgttttcatcag gtcgtgTGGAAGGCAATAGTCTTATAGATATTGGTTCTGGTCCCTCCATCTATAATATACTGTCGGCCTGTGAAAATTTCAAGCAGATATACCTTACAGATTATTCTGAAGACAACCTGCGGGAAGTAGGAAAATGGCTAAAAGGTGATAGTGAGGCCTATGACTGGTCCcgatatataaaatatatctgTAACATTGAAAACCACAG GTCCACAGAGGAGGAGAAGGCTGAAAAGATCCGCAGGAAAGTCTCACTCATGAAGTGTGATGCCACCAAAGCCAATCCCTTAGAGCCAAATTCCCTTCCCCTGGCAGACTGTGTGATTGTCGCCTCATGCCTCAGCTGTGTTTGCAAGAATGTTGAAGATTTTAAAACTGTCGTACAGAATGTTTTGTCTCTGCTCAGACCCGGGGGTCATCTAATTATTACTGATTACTTAAGGACCACATATTACACGATCGGCGAGACAAAGTTGCCAATTCTGTCACTTGATGAAAATATGGTGCGAGAGGCGGTGGCTGAGAGCGGATGTGAGATTCAGGAGTTTACAACGTTTACTGACTTCAATTATCCAGAAGAGCTGTTTGATTGTAAAGTAGTTTTCTGTCTTCTAGCCCGCAAACATTGA